From Pelotomaculum schinkii, the proteins below share one genomic window:
- a CDS encoding glycosyltransferase family 2 protein: MAGLSIAMCTFNGSQYIREQLDSIASQTRLPDELIVCDDCSTDYTVEIVKDFAARAGFPVRLSINEKNLGSTKNFEKAISLCTGGMIALSDQDDVWQPEKLRFIEAVLLNSPNTGAVFTDAEVVDARLCPLGYRLWQSKDFSSSAQKKVTHGKAVEVLLKRNVVTGATMAFREKFRGLILPIPEGWVHDAWIALIVAANADLAFICQSLIKYRQHDRQQLGARKNSFVERLSVSRGTDSSSYVHQLNNFTAAHERLMSGNTGHYNRDAISLLEAKIEHLKVRGNMPGQKLRRLQTVIKELCTFRYHRFSYGWKSAAKDLLGAKPF, encoded by the coding sequence GTGGCAGGACTAAGTATTGCAATGTGTACATTCAACGGCTCTCAATATATAAGGGAACAACTTGACAGTATTGCTTCACAGACACGCCTGCCGGATGAACTGATTGTTTGTGATGACTGCTCTACGGATTACACGGTGGAGATAGTAAAAGATTTTGCTGCCAGGGCAGGTTTTCCGGTGCGTTTAAGTATTAATGAAAAAAACCTGGGGTCGACAAAAAATTTTGAAAAAGCTATCAGTTTGTGTACAGGTGGCATGATCGCCTTATCTGATCAGGATGATGTTTGGCAGCCAGAAAAGTTAAGGTTTATTGAGGCTGTATTGTTAAATTCACCCAATACAGGCGCTGTTTTTACGGACGCTGAAGTCGTCGATGCACGCTTGTGTCCGTTGGGTTACCGGCTCTGGCAGTCCAAGGACTTCAGCTCTTCTGCGCAAAAAAAAGTCACCCATGGAAAAGCTGTTGAAGTACTGCTTAAACGTAATGTGGTAACAGGCGCGACTATGGCTTTCAGAGAAAAGTTCAGGGGGCTCATCCTGCCTATTCCGGAAGGCTGGGTGCATGACGCGTGGATTGCTTTGATTGTAGCCGCCAATGCGGATTTAGCGTTTATCTGTCAGTCACTGATAAAATACCGCCAACATGATAGACAACAATTAGGGGCAAGAAAAAACAGCTTTGTGGAGCGGCTGTCTGTGTCACGCGGGACGGACTCAAGCAGTTATGTTCACCAGCTAAATAATTTCACAGCTGCTCATGAACGGCTAATGTCCGGCAACACCGGCCATTACAACAGAGACGCAATTTCATTACTTGAAGCGAAGATAGAGCATTTAAAAGTACGCGGCAATATGCCCGGGCAAAAACTGCGGCGATTGCAAACAGTGATAAAAGAATTATGCACTTTTCGCTATCACCGTTTTTCCTATGGATGGAAAAGCGCGGCAAAGGATCTTTTGGGGGCTAAGCCTTTTTGA
- a CDS encoding sulfurtransferase encodes MNRKKKIFLFSLLIFMMAGFLCILAGCKRSSTGIKTVQLSPAEQAAQKISGYSNPDAVISVYELNDMINDPNLVILDARGGTSRTLKAILAEGYLPGAIQIIASHYQDPARWNSIAPAKYIERYLRELGLDNYSKIVIYGNDNCLQGRVYWMLKMYGCDNEVKILDGGFEKWQEAGLQENIAKPTKLPRSNFGFNPVKEDLSFKTDLKEMGAVVGSNDPNNIIVDARPNNDYLSGHIPSSVNISINDILNDDKTFKTAQELADIFTSRGVTQNKNVYVYSTQGEESSLVWYVLHELMGYPSVKNYYGGFREWNYRERPLEKGGASA; translated from the coding sequence ATGAACAGAAAAAAAAAGATATTCCTATTCAGCCTGTTAATATTTATGATGGCCGGCTTCCTTTGTATACTGGCAGGTTGCAAACGCTCCTCAACCGGTATCAAAACAGTACAGTTAAGTCCGGCTGAACAGGCCGCCCAAAAGATATCGGGCTACAGCAACCCGGACGCTGTGATCAGCGTTTATGAACTCAACGACATGATCAATGATCCCAACCTGGTAATCCTGGACGCGCGCGGCGGTACTTCCAGGACACTGAAAGCAATCCTGGCGGAGGGGTACTTGCCGGGAGCGATTCAAATCATAGCTTCTCATTATCAGGATCCGGCTCGCTGGAACAGCATCGCCCCCGCGAAATATATTGAAAGGTACCTGCGAGAACTAGGCCTTGACAATTACAGTAAAATTGTCATCTATGGAAACGACAACTGCCTGCAGGGCCGGGTTTACTGGATGCTGAAAATGTACGGCTGTGATAACGAAGTCAAGATTTTAGATGGTGGTTTTGAAAAGTGGCAAGAGGCCGGTCTTCAGGAAAACATAGCAAAGCCGACAAAACTCCCCCGCAGCAACTTTGGGTTCAATCCGGTTAAAGAAGACTTGAGCTTTAAAACAGATTTAAAAGAAATGGGGGCTGTTGTAGGCAGCAACGACCCAAACAACATTATTGTTGACGCCCGTCCAAACAATGACTACTTAAGCGGACATATCCCCTCCAGCGTTAATATCAGTATCAACGATATCTTAAACGATGACAAAACCTTTAAAACAGCGCAGGAACTAGCCGACATCTTCACCAGCCGTGGCGTTACCCAGAACAAAAACGTATACGTTTATTCAACTCAGGGCGAAGAATCTTCCCTGGTCTGGTATGTGCTTCATGAATTGATGGGTTATCCCAGCGTGAAGAATTACTACGGCGGATTTAGAGAATGGAATTACAGGGAACGTCCCCTTGAAAAAGGCGGAGCAAGCGCTTAA
- a CDS encoding O-antigen translocase: MQPISDRKSSTAQILKASAIIGGSSTFTIVSGIVKSKVMAVLLGPEGIGLLGLLQSVLNTAGTVSGMGLAASGVRQIAEAKASGDTDYLAHTHIALWWSAVITGLLGALLLIILRQPVTRLVIGADGYAGAITWLAAGVWATTVSGAQTAILNGLRYLGDLARVYILSALGGMLIAVLAVWQWREAGIAVAVVSTPLVLLVVSWHYTRRIVKIRIHATWQAVSKPLRGLFSLGFTFMITNLIRTASQFAVRVLITGTLGVTATGHFQAAWSISALYLGFILESMGKDFYPRLTAVADDRKTANTLVNDQAELALLLGAPVILGMLTLTSQVVSILYSGVFGETVGILRWQFLGDLFKVASWTMGFLLLAQGRSRLFFTTELSWNLMYLGLVWGGLPIWNLKATGIAYFLTHTFYFFLLWIIIFRVNRFYWRKTNLILLIVLMSCAAIISWARLFPGIVPLVLGLTLTLAMGSYSCLRIYRLLGGWPWIYFKKRS, translated from the coding sequence ATGCAGCCGATCAGTGACAGGAAAAGCTCAACGGCGCAAATACTGAAGGCCTCCGCCATCATTGGCGGAAGTTCAACATTCACCATCGTTTCCGGTATTGTCAAGAGCAAAGTAATGGCGGTACTGCTGGGGCCGGAAGGCATCGGACTCCTGGGGCTGTTGCAGTCTGTTCTGAATACTGCAGGCACAGTGTCCGGGATGGGCCTGGCTGCAAGCGGCGTGCGTCAGATTGCTGAGGCGAAGGCCTCCGGCGATACGGATTATCTTGCCCATACCCATATAGCATTATGGTGGTCCGCAGTAATAACAGGATTATTGGGCGCCCTGCTGTTAATAATCCTTCGCCAACCGGTTACCCGTCTGGTCATAGGCGCCGACGGATATGCCGGGGCGATAACCTGGCTGGCCGCCGGTGTCTGGGCGACTACCGTCTCCGGCGCTCAAACCGCTATACTAAACGGCTTACGCTATCTGGGCGATCTTGCCAGGGTATATATTCTCAGCGCACTGGGTGGCATGCTCATAGCTGTGCTGGCGGTATGGCAATGGAGAGAAGCAGGTATAGCCGTCGCAGTAGTAAGCACGCCCCTAGTCCTTCTGGTAGTTTCCTGGCATTATACGCGCAGGATCGTCAAGATTCGCATTCACGCAACCTGGCAAGCCGTCTCAAAACCTTTACGCGGGCTATTCAGCCTGGGTTTTACTTTTATGATCACAAACCTGATCAGGACAGCCAGTCAATTTGCTGTAAGGGTTCTTATTACAGGAACATTAGGTGTGACTGCCACCGGTCATTTCCAGGCGGCATGGAGTATTTCCGCACTTTACCTGGGTTTTATCCTGGAATCCATGGGTAAGGACTTTTATCCCCGGCTGACTGCAGTTGCCGATGACCGTAAAACCGCCAACACCCTGGTTAACGATCAGGCCGAATTGGCTTTGCTCCTGGGCGCCCCGGTTATCCTGGGCATGCTTACCCTGACCTCACAAGTGGTTAGTATCCTATACTCTGGAGTATTTGGAGAAACAGTTGGTATTCTGCGCTGGCAGTTCCTCGGAGACCTGTTTAAGGTCGCCAGCTGGACTATGGGTTTCCTTCTGCTGGCCCAGGGACGCAGCCGTTTATTTTTTACCACCGAACTTTCCTGGAATCTCATGTATTTGGGATTGGTTTGGGGAGGTTTACCAATCTGGAATCTCAAGGCGACAGGAATCGCTTACTTCTTGACCCATACATTTTACTTTTTTCTGCTGTGGATAATCATTTTTCGAGTGAACCGTTTTTACTGGAGAAAAACAAATCTTATCCTACTGATTGTCTTAATGAGTTGTGCAGCGATCATTTCATGGGCCAGACTTTTCCCGGGTATTGTTCCCTTGGTATTGGGTTTAACACTAACCCTGGCAATGGGTAGTTATTCGTGCTTAAGGATATATCGATTATTGGGGGGCTGGCCATGGATATATTTCAAAAAACGTTCGTAA
- a CDS encoding glycosyltransferase family 4 protein has translation MTWKKGFKIKLLHLITDLHVGGAEMMLYKLLSNIDREVFEVEVVSLTDTGPVGIKIRELGVPVRALEIRKKAPNPLKLLQFARQIRQSPPHCIQTWMYHADLAGGLASVLAGRIPVIWGIRHSRLDPQSTKRTTLWIAGICARLSRKLPAKIVCCSEASRQVHAELGYETGKMVVIPNGFDLSAYKPDPSSRIYVRRELGIPEEALLIGMVARYAPDKDHRNFIYAAARLNTCRPDVHFLLCGDGVTWENPELVAWTKAAGILDRCHLLGRRDDIARLTASLDIATSSSYSEGFSNVIGEAMACGVPCVATDVGDSALVVGQTGKAVPPKDHRTLAQAWSELIELGPVGRSRLGQAARLRIKEHFSLPLIVNRYEELYKEVICNDVSEYAADQ, from the coding sequence GTGACATGGAAAAAAGGTTTTAAAATAAAGTTGCTCCACCTCATCACGGACCTGCACGTCGGGGGCGCCGAGATGATGCTTTACAAGCTCCTCTCAAATATTGACCGGGAAGTGTTTGAGGTTGAGGTGGTTTCTTTGACGGATACCGGGCCAGTCGGTATAAAAATCAGGGAACTGGGGGTGCCGGTGCGAGCTTTGGAAATCCGCAAAAAAGCGCCGAATCCTTTAAAGTTGCTGCAATTTGCCCGTCAGATCCGTCAATCTCCCCCTCACTGCATCCAAACCTGGATGTACCACGCAGATCTCGCAGGCGGTCTGGCCTCCGTACTAGCCGGCCGTATCCCTGTGATCTGGGGGATACGGCACAGCAGACTTGATCCGCAAAGCACCAAACGAACAACCCTTTGGATTGCCGGGATCTGTGCCCGGCTATCCCGAAAGCTGCCGGCAAAAATTGTTTGTTGTTCAGAAGCCTCCCGCCAGGTACACGCTGAATTAGGCTACGAAACGGGGAAAATGGTGGTCATCCCCAACGGCTTTGACCTTTCGGCTTACAAACCGGATCCTTCTTCACGCATATACGTTCGCAGGGAACTGGGCATCCCCGAAGAGGCGTTGTTAATAGGAATGGTGGCACGCTACGCTCCCGACAAGGATCACCGCAACTTTATTTATGCCGCGGCCCGGCTGAACACCTGCCGGCCGGATGTTCACTTCCTGCTTTGTGGGGATGGGGTAACCTGGGAAAACCCTGAGTTGGTTGCGTGGACCAAAGCGGCAGGAATCCTTGACAGGTGCCATCTTTTGGGCCGGCGGGACGATATCGCCCGTCTCACCGCGTCCCTGGACATCGCCACTTCTTCTTCATATAGTGAGGGATTTTCCAACGTTATCGGTGAAGCTATGGCCTGCGGCGTACCCTGCGTTGCAACGGACGTGGGGGATTCCGCACTGGTTGTGGGCCAAACGGGCAAAGCTGTTCCTCCTAAAGACCACCGGACATTGGCGCAGGCATGGAGCGAACTTATCGAGCTTGGTCCGGTGGGCAGAAGCCGGTTGGGTCAAGCGGCCAGGCTCCGGATCAAGGAGCATTTTAGCCTGCCGCTAATCGTCAACCGGTATGAAGAATTATATAAAGAAGTCATATGTAATGACGTGAGTGAATATGCAGCCGATCAGTGA
- a CDS encoding sulfurtransferase — translation MGLIISLTTVFLGIGLVGGCSQKQTTIIQPEAIEEVKKNLERQDIAEKIAGYAHPEALISAYALNEIISAPDTLIIDTRGSTYRIYQNTYPKGHIPGATAILHSLYCHPNYPGRIAPPLQLQNTLGESGAGSNTKIILYGDQGLQTRLYWAIKMYGYDNVRILDGGLDNWQGSGYEISTTVSRPKRAVFEFDLTKLKADLMYATMRDVAAAAGNNNCVVIDARTSDEYAKGHIPGSVNIPWSSVFNKDMTFKPAPSLTSLFASKNVTQDKKIIVYCNNGVQCTMIWFTLSELLGYPDVKSYDGSFNEWQQNGKPVAQQSASSPQI, via the coding sequence TTGGGTTTAATAATTTCATTAACAACTGTATTCTTGGGAATTGGGTTGGTTGGCGGCTGCAGTCAAAAGCAAACAACAATTATCCAGCCTGAAGCGATTGAGGAAGTAAAGAAAAATTTGGAACGCCAGGACATTGCAGAAAAAATAGCAGGCTATGCGCACCCGGAAGCTCTCATCAGCGCTTATGCATTAAACGAAATAATTTCCGCTCCCGATACACTTATTATTGATACACGCGGCAGTACATATAGAATTTATCAAAATACCTACCCCAAAGGGCACATACCTGGGGCGACAGCAATTTTACACAGCCTATACTGCCATCCCAACTACCCTGGCCGTATTGCGCCGCCGCTTCAGCTCCAAAACACACTTGGGGAAAGCGGGGCCGGCAGCAACACCAAAATCATTCTTTACGGTGACCAGGGTCTGCAAACCCGGTTGTACTGGGCAATCAAAATGTATGGTTATGACAATGTAAGAATTTTAGACGGCGGTCTGGATAACTGGCAGGGGTCCGGCTACGAAATATCCACCACTGTTTCCAGGCCTAAACGCGCCGTATTCGAGTTTGACTTAACAAAATTAAAGGCTGATCTGATGTATGCAACCATGCGTGACGTAGCGGCTGCGGCCGGCAACAACAATTGCGTCGTTATAGACGCCCGGACCAGCGACGAGTACGCCAAAGGGCACATACCCGGCAGCGTGAATATTCCCTGGTCTTCGGTTTTCAATAAAGACATGACCTTTAAGCCTGCTCCCAGTCTAACAAGTCTGTTTGCAAGCAAAAATGTTACGCAGGATAAGAAAATTATTGTTTACTGCAACAACGGTGTGCAATGCACCATGATTTGGTTTACCCTTTCAGAACTTTTGGGGTATCCGGATGTAAAAAGTTATGACGGTTCTTTTAATGAGTGGCAACAAAACGGCAAGCCCGTGGCGCAACAGTCCGCAAGTTCGCCCCAAATATAA